Proteins encoded together in one Paracidovorax wautersii window:
- a CDS encoding acyl-CoA dehydrogenase family protein has protein sequence MSAAIDQTLRFVPQATRDWLAAQAAALDTSAAAAPEVLRRLGDAGLLRVGVPAAQGGAGGDTRDAVAAIAEVARLSLAAAFVLWGQRCYIDFVLQGGSPALQQAHLPALLAGTQAGATGLSNAMKYLSCIEPLQLQATPAEGGTGGGHGGWSVSGRMHWVTNLHADGFLVAAAVRVPGTDAPVIVSIDSRSAGVRRSADLDLLALRGTHTAAIDLQGAAVPASAVLAVDGPRFLRAARPGFLAMQCGMSIGLAQAALASAQQHMGDARAVLAPRIGAAQAALQAAVAAIDHGLLSGQFEAQPVPLFQVRLQLAALVQEALQLELQATGGKAYLLDRAPDFGRRWRESAFIPVITPSLTQLQAALAQAGVQAPAATGVAAAAAAGVAA, from the coding sequence ATGAGCGCCGCCATCGATCAGACCCTGCGCTTCGTGCCGCAGGCCACCCGCGACTGGCTGGCCGCGCAGGCCGCCGCGCTGGACACCAGCGCCGCCGCCGCGCCCGAGGTGCTGCGCCGGCTGGGCGATGCCGGCCTGCTGCGCGTGGGCGTGCCGGCCGCGCAAGGCGGTGCGGGCGGCGACACGCGCGACGCCGTGGCCGCCATCGCCGAGGTGGCGCGCCTGTCGCTGGCCGCCGCGTTCGTGCTCTGGGGGCAGCGCTGCTACATCGACTTCGTGCTGCAGGGCGGCAGCCCCGCGCTGCAGCAAGCGCACCTGCCCGCGCTGCTGGCCGGCACGCAGGCCGGGGCCACGGGCCTGTCCAACGCGATGAAGTACCTGTCCTGCATCGAACCGCTGCAACTGCAGGCCACGCCCGCAGAAGGCGGCACGGGCGGCGGCCATGGCGGCTGGTCGGTGAGCGGCCGCATGCACTGGGTGACCAACCTGCATGCCGACGGCTTCCTCGTCGCGGCGGCGGTGCGGGTGCCGGGCACCGATGCACCGGTCATCGTGTCCATCGACAGCCGCAGCGCCGGCGTGCGCCGCAGCGCCGATCTGGACCTGCTCGCGCTGCGCGGCACGCACACGGCCGCCATCGACCTGCAGGGCGCGGCCGTGCCCGCCAGCGCCGTGCTGGCCGTGGACGGGCCGCGCTTCCTGCGGGCGGCGCGCCCCGGCTTCCTGGCCATGCAGTGCGGCATGTCCATCGGCCTGGCGCAGGCCGCGCTGGCATCGGCCCAGCAGCACATGGGCGATGCCCGCGCGGTGCTGGCGCCCCGCATCGGTGCGGCGCAGGCGGCGCTGCAGGCCGCGGTGGCGGCCATCGACCACGGATTGCTCAGCGGGCAGTTCGAGGCCCAGCCCGTGCCACTGTTCCAGGTGCGGCTGCAGCTGGCCGCGCTGGTGCAGGAGGCGCTGCAGCTCGAACTGCAGGCCACGGGCGGCAAGGCCTATCTGCTGGACCGCGCGCCCGACTTCGGCCGGCGCTGGCGCGAGTCGGCCTTCATCCCCGTGATCACGCCCAGCCTCACGCAATTGCA
- a CDS encoding 3'-5' exonuclease — protein sequence MALPQDVSFKKRYPTLEQNAVLNATARAVLVSALAGTGKTTTLAIQAADLLRAHPRSRILMLAYSEAGLGAIVRRLEQFLPAVPREVQVMTVEQLCAGVLQSQGDAVDRVTEPLQRQQLIRQAHAALLQERGAHGADAAESLAGELDVEAFTAFEALAKQRLLLRDIADSGLGPQAYCEEHALDYGLYLLLLKYERLRRGLQDEPVFYAPGDCTYEVALQLGALDLGAVFAPLQGRFDAVLFDELQDLDEAALQVLRALVAGGNGRFVGAGDFNQHILPGAFSVFGDGLARIRQALPADAQVLTLRTTYRFGNAICQALNPLFDVAFAAHYPNKPAGFEPRRYVDDADCARQLLEIHAAVLRQPARPAGPAGTPAPAPCLNVVLRSPEDSVLLEWVFAHEGVHYACLGLKRFYQRREIALVLALMAALPGCGATVRLTQGILSSAIEGLLRYARRTSQPDPDVLANGRFDLQALDKESPMERDTRAVAAELIGKPALLRQFLLRASFDPNAPVASAAIEQWLELPPAACADAGLLCTHPLLLRFFAQAPLNPDERRHILDSLQALARICAGLAVDEFLGRLALMVNASIAQHRQQEQPSLQLLTVERSKGHEYDHVAVPLVERGRFPRSAAAQEAYRERNRLYVAMTRARHRLWLLEGEKRPVSPGPV from the coding sequence ATGGCCCTGCCGCAAGACGTCTCCTTCAAGAAGCGCTACCCCACCCTGGAGCAGAACGCGGTGCTCAACGCCACCGCCCGCGCGGTGCTGGTGAGCGCGCTGGCCGGCACCGGCAAGACCACCACGCTGGCGATCCAGGCGGCCGATCTGCTGCGCGCCCACCCGCGCAGCCGCATCCTGATGCTGGCGTACTCCGAGGCCGGGCTGGGCGCCATCGTGCGCCGGCTGGAGCAGTTTCTGCCCGCCGTGCCGCGCGAAGTGCAGGTCATGACCGTGGAGCAGCTGTGCGCCGGCGTGCTGCAATCGCAGGGCGACGCCGTGGATCGCGTGACCGAGCCGCTGCAGCGCCAGCAGCTGATCCGCCAGGCCCATGCCGCGCTGCTGCAGGAGCGCGGGGCGCACGGTGCGGACGCCGCCGAAAGCCTGGCGGGCGAGCTGGACGTGGAAGCCTTCACCGCGTTCGAGGCCCTGGCCAAGCAGCGCCTGCTGCTGCGCGACATCGCGGACTCGGGCCTGGGCCCGCAGGCCTACTGCGAGGAACATGCGCTGGACTACGGCCTGTACCTGCTGCTGCTCAAGTACGAGCGCCTGCGCCGCGGCCTGCAGGACGAGCCGGTGTTCTACGCGCCGGGCGACTGCACCTACGAGGTCGCCCTGCAGCTCGGCGCGCTCGACCTCGGCGCCGTGTTCGCGCCCTTGCAGGGCCGGTTCGACGCCGTGCTGTTCGACGAGCTGCAGGATCTGGACGAGGCCGCCCTGCAGGTGCTGCGCGCGCTGGTGGCGGGCGGCAACGGCCGCTTCGTCGGCGCGGGCGACTTCAACCAGCACATCCTGCCCGGCGCGTTCTCGGTCTTCGGCGACGGGCTGGCGCGCATCCGCCAGGCGCTGCCGGCCGACGCGCAGGTGCTCACGCTGCGCACCACCTACCGCTTCGGCAACGCCATCTGCCAGGCGCTGAACCCGCTGTTCGACGTGGCGTTTGCCGCGCACTACCCGAACAAGCCGGCCGGGTTCGAGCCGCGCCGCTACGTGGACGACGCCGACTGCGCGCGGCAGCTGCTGGAGATCCACGCGGCCGTGCTGCGCCAGCCGGCGCGGCCCGCCGGTCCTGCAGGCACGCCCGCCCCGGCGCCCTGCCTGAACGTGGTGCTGCGCTCGCCCGAGGATTCGGTGCTGCTGGAGTGGGTCTTCGCGCACGAAGGCGTGCACTACGCCTGCCTGGGGCTCAAGCGCTTCTACCAGCGCCGCGAGATCGCCCTGGTGCTGGCCCTCATGGCCGCCCTGCCCGGCTGCGGCGCCACGGTGCGGCTGACCCAGGGCATCCTCAGCAGCGCCATCGAGGGCCTGCTGCGCTACGCGCGCCGCACCAGCCAGCCCGACCCGGACGTGCTGGCCAACGGCCGCTTCGACCTGCAGGCGCTGGACAAGGAATCGCCCATGGAGCGCGACACGCGCGCCGTGGCGGCCGAGCTGATCGGCAAGCCGGCGCTGCTGCGGCAGTTTCTGCTGCGCGCAAGCTTCGACCCCAACGCGCCCGTGGCCTCGGCCGCCATAGAGCAGTGGCTGGAGCTGCCGCCCGCGGCCTGCGCCGACGCGGGCCTCCTGTGCACGCACCCGCTGCTGCTGCGCTTCTTCGCCCAGGCCCCCCTGAACCCCGACGAGCGGCGCCACATCCTGGACAGCCTGCAGGCGCTGGCCCGCATCTGCGCCGGCCTGGCCGTCGACGAATTCCTGGGCCGGCTGGCGCTCATGGTGAACGCCAGCATTGCGCAGCACCGCCAGCAGGAGCAGCCCAGCCTGCAACTGCTGACGGTGGAGCGCAGCAAGGGCCACGAATACGATCACGTGGCCGTGCCCCTGGTGGAGCGCGGGCGCTTCCCCCGCAGCGCCGCCGCGCAGGAGGCGTACCGCGAACGCAACCGCCTCTACGTGGCCATGACACGGGCCCGCCACCGGCTGTGGCTGCTGGAGGGCGAGAAGCGGCCGGTGAGCCCGGGGCCGGTCTGA
- a CDS encoding LysR substrate-binding domain-containing protein, translating to MPPSTDRFTSSGRRIPPIQCLLTFEALARLRSVTQTAEELCVTPSAVSHRVKQLEQLLGTRLFGRADFSLTTEGSAYLSQVREGLTALQRFPGTASAPGKRRLKLAVTPTFARAILIPRLRQFTDTYPEIDLALQVSIPLLDVVAEDADLVVRFGPGHYADMEHVEIARDVVTPLASPAFVREHGPFERPEDLEHVPLLRSPLEPWRSWFAACKLDWPAPTEGSQFNDIGLMCDAAAAGMGVALVRLKLGAPWLDQGTLVRLFDIQADSPHAHYLCWRTGTMDRWECAAFAEWLRRAMA from the coding sequence ATGCCACCGTCCACCGACCGCTTCACCTCCTCCGGCCGCCGCATCCCGCCCATCCAGTGCCTGCTCACCTTCGAGGCGCTGGCGCGTCTGCGCAGCGTGACCCAGACGGCCGAGGAGCTGTGCGTGACGCCCAGCGCCGTGAGCCATCGCGTCAAGCAGCTCGAACAGCTGCTGGGCACGCGCCTGTTCGGCCGGGCGGACTTTTCCCTCACCACCGAGGGCAGCGCCTACCTGTCGCAGGTGCGCGAGGGCCTGACCGCGCTGCAGCGCTTTCCCGGCACGGCCAGCGCGCCCGGCAAGCGCCGGCTGAAGCTGGCGGTGACGCCCACGTTCGCGCGGGCCATCCTCATCCCGCGGCTGCGCCAGTTCACCGACACCTATCCCGAGATCGACCTGGCGCTGCAGGTCTCCATCCCGCTGCTCGACGTGGTGGCCGAGGACGCGGACCTGGTGGTGCGCTTCGGTCCCGGCCACTACGCCGACATGGAGCATGTGGAGATCGCGCGCGACGTGGTCACGCCGCTGGCCTCGCCCGCCTTCGTGCGCGAGCACGGCCCCTTCGAGCGGCCCGAGGACCTGGAGCACGTGCCCCTGCTGCGCAGCCCGCTGGAGCCGTGGCGCAGCTGGTTCGCCGCCTGCAAGCTCGACTGGCCCGCGCCCACCGAGGGCTCGCAGTTCAACGACATCGGCCTGATGTGCGACGCCGCCGCCGCCGGCATGGGCGTGGCCCTGGTGCGCCTGAAGCTGGGCGCGCCCTGGCTGGACCAGGGCACGCTGGTGCGGCTGTTCGACATCCAGGCCGACAGCCCGCACGCGCATTACCTGTGCTGGCGCACCGGCACCATGGACCGCTGGGAATGCGCCGCCTTCGCCGAATGGCTGCGCCGGGCCATGGCCTGA
- a CDS encoding FAD-linked oxidase C-terminal domain-containing protein, giving the protein MSAAVAPSSASPGSTSPAPPATPSERAARQAQVVQALGAHLPAHTLLWHAEDTTPYECDGLTAYRQRPLVVCLPETEAQVQAVLRTCHALQVPVVARGAGTGLSGGAMPHAMGVTLSLARFNRILQVDPVSRTARVQCGVRNLAISEAAAPFQLYYAPDPSSQIACTIGGNIAENSGGVHCLKYGLTVHNVLQVRGYTMEGEPVTFGSEALDAPGYDLLAAVIGSEGMLAVATEITVKLIPKPQLARCIMASFDDVRRAGDAVAAVIAAGIIPAGLEMMDKPMTAAVEDFVRAGYDLEAAAILLCESDGTPEEVEEEIGRMSEVLRAAGATAITVSQSEAERLRFWSGRKNAFPASGRISPDYMCLDSTIPRKRLADILLAIQEMEKKYRLRCVNVFHAGDGNLHPLVLFDANDPDELHRCELFGADILETSVAMGGTVSGEHGVGVEKLNSMCTQFTTEENAQMFALKAAFDPAGLLNPGKVIPTLHRCAEYGKMLVRAGQISRPDLPRF; this is encoded by the coding sequence ATGAGCGCCGCCGTTGCCCCCTCCTCCGCATCCCCCGGCTCCACCAGCCCTGCCCCCCCGGCAACGCCCAGCGAACGGGCCGCGCGGCAGGCGCAGGTCGTCCAGGCCCTGGGCGCCCACCTGCCCGCGCACACCCTGCTCTGGCATGCGGAAGACACCACGCCGTACGAATGCGATGGCTTGACCGCCTACCGCCAGCGCCCGCTGGTGGTCTGCCTGCCCGAGACCGAGGCGCAGGTCCAGGCCGTGCTGCGCACCTGCCACGCGCTGCAGGTGCCGGTGGTGGCGCGCGGCGCCGGCACGGGCCTGTCGGGCGGCGCCATGCCGCACGCCATGGGCGTGACGCTGTCGCTGGCGCGCTTCAACCGCATCCTGCAGGTCGACCCGGTCAGCCGCACGGCCCGCGTGCAGTGCGGCGTGCGCAACCTGGCCATCAGCGAGGCGGCCGCGCCCTTCCAGCTGTACTACGCGCCCGACCCGTCCAGCCAGATCGCCTGCACCATCGGCGGCAACATCGCCGAGAACTCGGGCGGCGTGCACTGCCTGAAGTACGGTCTGACGGTGCACAACGTGCTGCAGGTGCGGGGCTACACCATGGAGGGCGAGCCCGTCACCTTCGGCAGCGAGGCGCTGGACGCACCCGGCTACGACCTGCTGGCCGCCGTGATCGGCAGCGAGGGCATGCTGGCCGTGGCCACCGAGATCACGGTCAAACTCATCCCCAAGCCGCAGCTGGCGCGCTGCATCATGGCCAGCTTCGACGACGTGCGCCGCGCGGGCGATGCGGTGGCCGCCGTGATCGCGGCCGGCATCATCCCCGCCGGACTGGAGATGATGGACAAGCCCATGACGGCCGCGGTCGAGGACTTCGTGCGCGCCGGCTACGACCTGGAGGCCGCCGCGATCCTGCTGTGCGAATCCGACGGCACGCCGGAAGAGGTGGAGGAAGAGATCGGCCGCATGAGCGAGGTGCTGCGCGCCGCCGGCGCCACCGCCATCACCGTGAGCCAGAGCGAGGCCGAGCGCCTGCGCTTCTGGAGCGGCCGCAAGAACGCTTTCCCGGCCAGCGGCCGCATCAGCCCCGATTACATGTGCCTCGATTCGACCATCCCGCGCAAGCGCCTGGCCGACATCCTGCTCGCCATCCAGGAGATGGAGAAGAAGTACCGCCTGCGCTGCGTGAACGTGTTCCACGCCGGCGACGGCAACCTGCACCCGCTGGTGCTGTTCGACGCCAACGACCCGGACGAACTGCACCGCTGCGAACTCTTCGGCGCCGACATCCTGGAGACCAGCGTGGCCATGGGCGGCACCGTGTCGGGCGAGCACGGCGTGGGCGTGGAGAAGCTCAACAGCATGTGCACCCAGTTCACCACCGAGGAGAACGCCCAGATGTTCGCCCTCAAGGCCGCATTCGATCCGGCCGGGCTGCTCAACCCCGGCAAGGTGATTCCCACGCTGCACCGCTGCGCGGAGTACGGAAAGATGCTGGTGCGCGCCGGGCAGATCAGCCGCCCGGACCTGCCGCGGTTCTGA
- a CDS encoding carboxymuconolactone decarboxylase family protein has product MSRTPQHTLATAPEASRPLMERAIANNGYLPNLIGVLADAPVALETYLTVSGINGRASLPLAEREVVQITAARIHGCGFCVAGHTAVATKKAQLPGVQVLALQNGQPTGDARLDAVAAFTTAVIATRGAVPDPALAAWRAAGYGDDQALEVVLGVSLATLCNFANNLAQSDINPELQPFAHGRFAA; this is encoded by the coding sequence ATGAGCCGCACCCCGCAGCACACCCTCGCGACCGCCCCCGAAGCCAGCCGCCCGCTGATGGAGCGGGCCATCGCCAACAACGGCTACCTGCCCAACCTGATTGGCGTGCTGGCCGATGCGCCCGTGGCGCTGGAGACCTATCTTACGGTCTCCGGCATCAACGGCCGTGCCAGCCTGCCGCTGGCCGAACGCGAGGTGGTGCAGATCACGGCCGCGCGCATCCACGGCTGCGGCTTCTGCGTGGCGGGGCACACGGCCGTCGCCACCAAGAAGGCGCAACTGCCCGGCGTGCAGGTGCTGGCGCTGCAGAACGGCCAGCCCACCGGCGACGCGCGGCTGGATGCCGTGGCCGCCTTCACCACGGCCGTCATCGCCACGCGCGGCGCGGTGCCCGATCCGGCACTGGCCGCCTGGCGCGCGGCCGGCTATGGCGACGACCAGGCGCTCGAAGTGGTGCTGGGCGTGAGCCTGGCCACGCTGTGCAACTTCGCCAACAACCTGGCGCAGAGCGACATCAACCCCGAACTGCAGCCGTTCGCGCACGGCCGCTTCGCCGCATGA
- a CDS encoding AraC family transcriptional regulator, with the protein MPTACSTGPASPLPADIDHTIDRLLAGLQWETTVFHVGRYCGESWRASTAGHAMAGFHIVLHGQCYLHRPGQPPLALASGDGVFLLADTPHALSPQPDAPLPACAGPAMRPLASGAAGAAEGTGLACGFFQFTGSLSALLLRALPQVLVLRAAGDAAPAALLVDCMLREARSAHAAHGADAALSPVVARLTDLLFFYVVRHAAREGSVPAGLWRLLRDPALAPLLARLLDAPGQAWTVEQMAQAVHMSRARFFRAFQSACGVAPAQFLATLRMQVAAQRMERGESIARAAEHVGYQSYAAFSRAFKKANGLQPGAWQRLRMQPGARPPH; encoded by the coding sequence ATGCCCACCGCCTGCTCTACCGGTCCCGCCTCTCCCCTGCCTGCCGACATCGACCACACCATCGACCGCCTGCTGGCCGGCCTGCAATGGGAGACCACCGTGTTCCATGTGGGCCGCTACTGCGGCGAAAGCTGGCGTGCCTCCACCGCTGGCCATGCCATGGCGGGCTTCCACATCGTGCTGCACGGGCAGTGCTACCTGCACCGGCCGGGCCAGCCGCCGCTGGCGCTGGCGTCTGGCGATGGCGTCTTTCTGCTGGCCGACACGCCGCATGCGCTGTCGCCGCAGCCCGATGCGCCGCTGCCGGCCTGCGCGGGCCCGGCCATGCGGCCCCTGGCGTCCGGCGCCGCGGGTGCGGCCGAGGGCACGGGGCTGGCCTGCGGCTTCTTCCAGTTCACCGGATCGCTCAGCGCCCTGCTGCTGCGCGCGCTGCCGCAGGTGCTGGTGCTGCGGGCCGCGGGCGATGCGGCGCCGGCCGCCCTGCTGGTGGACTGCATGCTGCGCGAGGCGCGGTCGGCGCACGCGGCGCACGGCGCGGACGCCGCGCTGTCGCCCGTCGTGGCGCGGCTGACGGACCTGCTCTTCTTCTACGTGGTGCGCCACGCCGCGCGCGAGGGCTCCGTGCCCGCCGGCCTGTGGCGGCTGCTGCGCGACCCGGCCCTGGCGCCGTTGCTGGCGCGCCTGCTGGATGCGCCGGGCCAGGCGTGGACAGTGGAGCAGATGGCGCAGGCCGTGCACATGTCCCGCGCGCGCTTCTTCCGCGCATTCCAGAGCGCGTGCGGCGTGGCGCCGGCGCAGTTCCTCGCCACGCTGCGCATGCAGGTGGCGGCGCAGCGCATGGAGCGCGGCGAAAGCATCGCCCGCGCCGCCGAACACGTCGGCTACCAGTCGTATGCGGCGTTCTCCCGGGCGTTCAAGAAGGCCAACGGCCTGCAGCCCGGCGCCTGGCAGCGCCTGCGCATGCAGCCGGGCGCCCGGCCGCCGCATTGA